From the Elstera cyanobacteriorum genome, one window contains:
- the gcvPB gene encoding aminomethyl-transferring glycine dehydrogenase subunit GcvPB: protein MTLLDRSQGRSARETAAETASVETFSGNRGLVLEEGLIFELGQPGRLGVDLPDAPQAPNRLGGLARRGGIGLPDLAEPQVVRHFTRLSQKNYGIDSGFFPLGSCTMKHNPRLNERMARLPGFSDVHPLQPISTVQGALELIDTLAHWLKTLTGMPAVAMSPAAGAHGEFCGMVAIKAALAARGESHRTRVLVPESAHGTNPATAAAIGFTVDPIPATTEGRVDLDAFKAKLGPDVAAIMLTNPNTCGLFERDIREIADAIHGAGGYFYCDGANFNAIVGRVRPADLGVDCMHINLHKTFSTPHGGGGPGSGPVVLSDALAPFAPLPWVVNQNGSYAVLEQAKAEAAQSFGRLKAFHGQMGMFVRALAYMLSHGADGLWQVSSDAVLNANYILASLKDVFSAPFEGPCMHEVLFNDDFLKDTGVSTLDFAKALIDEGYHPMTMYFPLVVHGAMLIEPTETEDKATLDQFIAVMRSLADKAKAGTAEAFHAAPRLTPRRRLDETLAARKPILRWVAPELAQAAE, encoded by the coding sequence ATGACCCTTCTCGACCGTTCCCAGGGCCGTAGCGCCCGCGAAACCGCCGCTGAAACGGCGTCTGTCGAAACCTTCTCCGGCAACCGGGGCCTTGTGCTGGAAGAAGGGCTGATCTTCGAACTCGGCCAGCCGGGCCGTCTTGGCGTCGATCTGCCGGACGCCCCGCAGGCTCCGAACCGCTTGGGCGGGCTTGCCCGGCGCGGCGGCATAGGCTTGCCCGATCTCGCCGAACCGCAGGTGGTGCGCCATTTCACCCGCCTGAGCCAGAAGAACTACGGCATCGATTCGGGCTTCTTCCCGCTCGGCTCCTGCACGATGAAGCATAATCCGCGCCTCAATGAACGCATGGCGCGGCTGCCCGGTTTCTCGGACGTGCACCCGTTGCAGCCGATTTCCACCGTGCAAGGCGCGCTGGAGTTGATCGATACCCTGGCCCATTGGCTGAAGACGCTGACCGGCATGCCCGCCGTCGCCATGTCCCCCGCCGCCGGGGCGCATGGGGAATTCTGCGGCATGGTCGCGATTAAGGCCGCCCTCGCGGCGCGCGGCGAAAGCCACCGCACGCGGGTGCTGGTGCCCGAATCGGCCCACGGCACCAATCCGGCGACCGCTGCCGCGATTGGCTTCACCGTCGATCCGATCCCGGCGACCACCGAAGGCCGCGTCGATCTCGATGCCTTCAAGGCCAAGCTGGGGCCGGATGTGGCAGCGATCATGCTGACCAATCCGAATACCTGCGGGCTGTTCGAGCGCGACATCCGCGAGATTGCCGACGCCATCCACGGCGCGGGCGGCTATTTCTACTGCGACGGCGCTAATTTCAACGCCATCGTCGGCCGGGTCCGCCCGGCCGACCTCGGCGTCGATTGCATGCATATCAACCTGCACAAAACCTTCTCCACCCCGCACGGCGGCGGTGGTCCGGGTTCGGGGCCGGTGGTGCTGTCGGACGCGCTCGCGCCCTTCGCCCCGCTGCCCTGGGTGGTCAATCAGAACGGCAGCTATGCCGTGCTGGAACAGGCCAAGGCCGAAGCGGCCCAGAGCTTCGGGCGGCTCAAAGCCTTCCACGGCCAGATGGGCATGTTCGTCCGCGCGCTGGCCTATATGCTCAGCCACGGGGCCGATGGTTTGTGGCAGGTCTCGTCGGATGCGGTGCTGAACGCCAATTACATTCTGGCCAGCCTGAAGGATGTCTTCTCCGCCCCCTTCGAAGGGCCGTGCATGCACGAAGTGCTGTTCAACGACGATTTCCTGAAGGATACCGGCGTCTCCACGCTCGATTTTGCCAAGGCGCTGATCGACGAAGGCTATCACCCGATGACCATGTATTTCCCGCTGGTCGTGCATGGGGCGATGCTGATCGAACCGACCGAGACGGAAGATAAGGCCACCTTGGACCAGTTCATCGCCGTCATGCGCAGCCTGGCGGACAAGGCCAAGGCCGGCACAGCGGAGGCGTTCCACGCCGCCCCGCGCCTAACGCCGCGCCGCCGCCTTGATGAAACCCTGGCCGCCCGCAAGCCGATTCTGCGCTGGGTGGCGCCGGAGTTGGCCCAGGCCGCCGAATAA
- the gcvPA gene encoding aminomethyl-transferring glycine dehydrogenase subunit GcvPA, translating to MRYLPLTEADRRAMLATIGAPSVDALFKDVPAAAVRRAPVDLPHHAGELSVERQLKAMAGKNLVAGEVPFFVGAGAYRHHVPASVDYIIQRGEFLTAYTPYQPEIAQGTLQYLFEFQTQVAMLTGMEVANASMYDGSTACVEAVVMATRVTKRKKAILSGGLHPHYAEIAATHAAYGDFTLDSAAADPEGLEDLASRIDDQTACVVVQNPSVFGHIRDLTPLANAAHAKGALLVVVVTEAVSLGALMPPGAMGADIVVAEGQSIGSGLNFGGPYVGLFATREKYMRQMPGRLCGETVDADGKRGWVLTLSTREQHIRREKATSNICTNAGLCALAFTVHLSLLGETGFTQLAALNHAKTSQLVEKLKAVPGVRVLNEAFFNEVTLVLPKDASAVVEALAQKRILAGVPAARLWPDHSDLKNHLLVAVTETVTDEDMDALVAGLKEVLA from the coding sequence ATGCGCTATCTGCCGCTGACCGAGGCCGACCGGCGGGCGATGCTCGCCACTATCGGCGCCCCCTCCGTCGATGCCCTGTTCAAAGATGTTCCCGCCGCCGCCGTGCGCCGCGCGCCGGTCGATCTGCCGCACCACGCCGGGGAACTCTCGGTCGAGCGGCAGTTGAAGGCGATGGCCGGTAAGAACTTGGTTGCGGGCGAAGTTCCTTTCTTCGTCGGCGCCGGGGCTTATCGCCACCATGTGCCCGCCAGCGTCGATTACATCATCCAGCGCGGCGAGTTTCTGACGGCCTACACGCCGTATCAGCCGGAAATCGCCCAAGGCACGCTGCAATATCTCTTCGAGTTTCAAACGCAAGTCGCGATGCTGACCGGCATGGAGGTGGCGAACGCCTCCATGTACGACGGTTCCACCGCCTGCGTTGAAGCCGTCGTGATGGCGACCCGCGTCACCAAGCGCAAGAAGGCGATCCTGTCGGGTGGGCTACACCCGCATTATGCGGAAATCGCCGCGACCCACGCCGCCTATGGCGATTTCACGCTGGATAGCGCCGCTGCCGACCCGGAAGGCCTGGAAGATCTCGCGTCCCGCATCGACGATCAGACCGCCTGCGTCGTCGTGCAAAACCCCTCCGTCTTCGGGCATATCCGCGATCTGACGCCGTTGGCCAATGCCGCCCACGCCAAAGGGGCGCTGCTGGTTGTTGTGGTGACGGAAGCCGTTTCCCTGGGCGCGCTGATGCCGCCGGGGGCGATGGGGGCGGATATCGTCGTCGCCGAAGGCCAGTCTATCGGCAGTGGCCTTAACTTCGGCGGCCCCTATGTCGGTCTCTTTGCCACGCGCGAAAAATACATGCGCCAGATGCCGGGCCGTCTCTGCGGCGAAACCGTCGATGCCGACGGTAAGCGCGGCTGGGTGCTAACGCTCTCGACCCGCGAGCAGCACATCCGGCGCGAGAAGGCCACCAGCAATATTTGCACGAACGCGGGCCTCTGCGCCCTCGCTTTCACCGTGCATCTGTCGCTGCTGGGCGAAACCGGCTTTACGCAGTTGGCGGCGCTCAATCACGCCAAGACCAGCCAGCTCGTTGAAAAGCTGAAGGCGGTTCCGGGCGTGCGCGTGCTGAACGAAGCGTTCTTCAATGAAGTGACGCTGGTGCTGCCGAAGGATGCCTCGGCAGTGGTTGAAGCCCTGGCCCAGAAGCGCATTCTGGCCGGGGTGCCCGCCGCCCGCCTGTGGCCGGATCATTCCGACCTTAAGAATCACCTGCTCGTCGCCGTCACCGAAACCGTGACCGACGAGGATATGGACGCGCTCGTCGCCGGGCTGAAAGAGGTGCTGGCATGA
- the gcvH gene encoding glycine cleavage system protein GcvH has protein sequence MSSLKFTEDHEWVLITGTTARVGITAYAQEQLGDVVFVDLPTVGAKFAKGKEAAVVESVKAASDIYAPVSGTISAVNDALPDDPSLVNTDPQGDGWFFELTLADAGELDGLMDEAAYQAHIGA, from the coding sequence ATGAGCAGCTTGAAGTTCACCGAAGATCACGAATGGGTGCTGATCACCGGCACCACCGCCCGCGTCGGCATTACCGCCTATGCGCAGGAACAGTTGGGCGACGTGGTGTTCGTCGATCTGCCCACCGTTGGCGCCAAATTCGCCAAGGGCAAGGAAGCCGCGGTGGTCGAGTCGGTTAAGGCCGCGTCGGACATTTACGCCCCGGTTTCCGGCACGATTTCGGCGGTCAACGACGCGCTGCCGGACGATCCCAGCCTAGTGAACACCGATCCGCAGGGCGATGGTTGGTTCTTCGAACTGACCCTGGCCGACGCTGGCGAACTCGACGGTCTTATGGACGAAGCGGCCTATCAGGCCCATATCGGAGCCTAA
- the gcvT gene encoding glycine cleavage system aminomethyltransferase GcvT, which produces MTDTETPLLTTALDALHRALGARMVPFAGYAMPVQYPTGILTEHNFTRSSAGLFDVSHMGQVTIRGLNGADPAAALERLVPGDIQALKPGRMRYTMLTDDAAGILDDLMVTKLEDRLFVVVNAACKTQDIARFRAKLPDCEVIEHHDAALLALQGPQAVTVLETLIEGVEDLGFLSGAEFAWSGVTLFITRSGYTGEDGFEISVPNSAAQSLAQALLADARVKPIGLGARDSLRLEAGLCLYGHDITQDTTPIEADLAWTISKRRRAEGGFPGASVVQQQLADGTSRRRVGLQPEGRAPVREGAKIYADAALTEFLGTVTSGGFGPTVNGPVAMGYVAASHAAVGRALFLELRGKPVPAQVAALPFTPHRYVR; this is translated from the coding sequence GTGACCGATACCGAGACTCCCCTGCTGACCACCGCGCTCGATGCGCTGCATCGCGCCCTTGGGGCACGCATGGTGCCCTTCGCGGGCTATGCCATGCCGGTGCAATATCCGACCGGCATTCTAACCGAGCATAATTTCACGCGCAGCAGCGCCGGGCTGTTCGACGTGTCGCACATGGGGCAAGTGACGATCCGGGGCCTGAATGGCGCCGATCCCGCCGCCGCGCTAGAACGGCTGGTGCCGGGCGACATCCAGGCGCTGAAGCCGGGCCGCATGCGCTATACGATGCTGACCGACGATGCCGCCGGTATCCTTGATGATCTGATGGTGACCAAGCTCGAAGATCGGCTGTTCGTCGTCGTCAATGCCGCCTGCAAGACCCAGGATATTGCCCGTTTCCGCGCCAAGCTGCCCGATTGCGAGGTGATCGAGCATCACGACGCCGCGCTGCTGGCGCTGCAAGGCCCGCAGGCGGTGACCGTGTTGGAAACGCTGATCGAGGGCGTTGAAGACTTGGGCTTCCTGTCGGGGGCGGAGTTTGCTTGGAGCGGGGTGACGCTGTTCATCACCCGCTCCGGCTATACCGGCGAAGATGGGTTCGAAATTTCGGTGCCGAATAGCGCTGCGCAGTCGCTGGCGCAGGCCTTGCTTGCCGATGCGCGGGTGAAACCCATCGGCCTCGGCGCGCGCGATTCGCTGCGGCTCGAAGCCGGGCTTTGCCTCTATGGTCACGACATCACCCAGGATACTACGCCCATCGAAGCCGATCTGGCCTGGACGATTTCCAAGCGCCGCCGCGCCGAAGGCGGTTTCCCCGGCGCGTCCGTGGTGCAGCAGCAGTTGGCCGATGGCACCAGCCGCCGCCGCGTCGGCCTTCAACCGGAAGGCCGGGCGCCCGTGCGCGAAGGGGCGAAGATTTACGCCGATGCCGCGCTGACCGAGTTTCTTGGCACGGTCACCAGCGGCGGCTTTGGCCCCACGGTCAATGGTCCCGTGGCGATGGGCTATGTCGCTGCCAGCCATGCCGCCGTGGGCCGCGCCCTGTTCCTGGAACTGCGCGGCAAGCCGGTTCCGGCCCAGGTTGCCGCCCTGCCGTTCACGCCCCATCGTTACGTTCGCTAA
- a CDS encoding GlsB/YeaQ/YmgE family stress response membrane protein translates to MGVPSLLVFLFVGTVAGWLAGLVVAGGGFGFIRNAVVGVVGAFVAGLILPSVGLVFGGGILSAILHATIGAIIFLVVLGLLRRAA, encoded by the coding sequence ATGGGCGTTCCCTCGTTGCTGGTTTTTCTGTTCGTCGGCACCGTCGCCGGTTGGCTCGCGGGCCTAGTGGTGGCGGGAGGCGGCTTCGGCTTTATCCGCAATGCCGTTGTTGGCGTCGTCGGCGCTTTCGTCGCAGGGCTGATCTTGCCCTCGGTCGGCTTAGTTTTTGGCGGCGGTATTCTGTCGGCGATCCTGCACGCCACCATCGGCGCGATTATCTTCTTGGTCGTTCTCGGACTTTTACGGCGGGCAGCATGA